The Osmia bicornis bicornis chromosome 12, iOsmBic2.1, whole genome shotgun sequence genome includes a region encoding these proteins:
- the LOC114871413 gene encoding sodium/potassium-transporting ATPase subunit beta-1-like isoform X3 produces the protein MKISIDYVTKLKQPLFQYHGVSSRSIGKRFAIFRPLWQFENPGIVFKPNSVSTTSPLILINSANVNSRPKRYVQALDDFFQGIQQVSTRNMQKFSSFSRQSFKVPDRTFSIKIFRHLPIKRCKHEIINKIIIIIIRLLYIKWRSLFICTLFILEYSKNMSNYNLNCQEGKANYFEKPCFFDIKKLGSCSKSPYGYTEPMQPCVLIKFNKRFDWIPECYNRSSNLPETMPDGLKKMVRESDKLHIWLSCDGLNNVDKEHMGEIEYNPRPGFPVEFFPFTGQPDYLSPVVALQFKNLTPNRLVTIDCNLWASNIRRQSGCSLDFQIIIAN, from the exons ATGAAGATCAGTATTGATTATGTTACCAAATTGAAGCAACCGTTATTTCAATACCACGGCGTCTCTTCAAGGTCCATTGGAAAGAGGTTCGCTATTTTCCGTCCTCTTTGGCAATTCGAGAATCCAG GAATAGTTTTCAAACCAAACAGCGTGTCGACTACATCACCTCTAATTTTGATAAACAGTGCGAATGTTAACAGCCGACCGAAGCGGTATGTTCAAGCGTTGGATGACTTTTTTCAAGGTATTCAACAGGTATCCACTAGAAATATGCAAAAGTTTTCATCGTTTTCAAGGCAATCTTTTAAAGTACCTGATAgaacattttcaattaaaatatttcgcCATTTACCAATCAAAAGATGCAaacatgaaattattaataagataataattataattattagattattgtatatcaaatggagatcaCTATTTATATGTACACTATTTATTTTAGAGTACAGTAAAAATATGTCAAATTATAACTTGAATTGTCAAGAGGGTAAAGCGAATTATTTCGAGAAGCCTTGTTTttttgatataaaaaaattaggATCATGTAGTAAATCCCCATATGGATACACAGAACCTATGCAGCCGTGTgtcttaattaaattcaataag AGGTTCGATTGGATACCTGAGTGTTATAATAGATCTTCGAATTTACCCGAGACTATGCCGGATGGTTTGAAAAAAATGGTGCGAGAATCTGATAAG TTGCACATATGGTTATCGTGCGATGGACTAAATAATGTCGATAAAGAGCACATGGGAGAAATAGAGTATAATCCAAGACCTGGATTTCCAGTCGAATTCTTTCCATTTACCGGACAGCCTGATTATTTATCTCCCGTCGTTGCGCTACAATTCAAGAACTTAACAC CAAATCGGTTGGTAACGATCGACTGTAATTTGTGGGCTTCCAATATCAGGCGCCAGTCTGGTTGTTCGTtagattttcaaataataatag CAAATTAA
- the LOC114871412 gene encoding sodium/potassium-transporting ATPase subunit beta-2-like, with protein sequence MSVPGKQNQNNTYEFNRMPEYKTRWRTVRDFIHDPAEGTYCGNTGKKWAITGIFYTCFFSALALLCAICMKGLMATIDYEKPRWILEESLIGTNPGLGFRPISNNTDERSLIWYSSSDPNSVQKWTRLLDTFLAEYQNSSLLPNGGRNQQICNYDTPVKPGHVCAVEVNNWGPCSPAQQYGFNNSAPCIFIKLNRIYGWLPEYYNDTENLPSEMPQSLVKHIKSVNSTWLNTVWVSCTGEDPHDNESIGELNYYPEGQGFPGYYYPYQNIPGYLSPVVAVHFLRPARNRIINVQCRAWAKNIKYTPSKGKRSGGVVHFELMIDE encoded by the exons ATGAGTGTACCTGGCAAGCAAAACCAGAACAATACGTACGAGTTTAATCGTATGCCAGAATACAAGACACGATGGAGGACCGTTCGTGATTTTATCCATGACCCGGCCGAGGGCACCTATTGCGGTAACACAGGAAAAAAATGGG CCATCACTGGAATTTTTTACACGTGTTTCTTCAGTGCATTGGCCTTGCTCTGCGCCATTTGTATGAAAGGATTAATGGCTACTATAGATTATGAAAAACCAAGGTGGATTTTGGAGGAAAGTCTAATAGGAACTAATCCAG GTCTAGGATTTCGACCAATCTCCAACAACACTGACGAAAGATCATTAATTTGGTATAGTTCGTCGGATCCTAATTCAGTGCAAAAGTGGACTCGTCTATTAGATACATTTCTAGCAG AATACCAAAATTCGTCGCTATTACCGAACGGCGGTAGAAATCAACAGATTTGCAATTATGACACACCAGTTAAGCCTGGACACGTTTGCGCGGTTGAAGTGAACAACTGGGGGCCTTGTTCGCCTGCTCAACAATACGGTTTTAATAATTCAGCTCCTTGCATTTTCATCAAATTAAACAGG atATACGGTTGGTTACCTGAATATTATAATGATACCGAAAATTTACCAAGTGAGATGCCACAGTCGTTAGTTAAACACATCAAATCCGTTAACAGTACTTGG cTGAATACTGTATGGGTATCCTGCACTGGCGAAGATCCTCATGATAATGAAAGTATCGGTGAACTAAATTATTATCCTGAAGGTCAAGGATTTCCAGGATATTATTATCCCTATCAAAATATCCCTGGTTACTTAAGTCCCGTTGTCGCCGTACATTTTCTTCGACCAGCAA GGAATCGGATAATCAACGTGCAGTGTCGAGCTTGGGCGAAAAACATAAAATACACTCCATCAAAAGGCAAGAGAAGCGGTGGTGTGGTTCACTTTGAACTAATGATTGACGAATGA
- the LOC114871413 gene encoding sodium/potassium-transporting ATPase subunit beta-1-like isoform X2: MKISIDYVTKLKQPLFQYHGVSSRSIGKRFAIFRPLWQFENPVFKPNSVSTTSPLILINSANVNSRPKRYVQALDDFFQGIQQVSTRNMQKFSSFSRQSFKVPDRTFSIKIFRHLPIKRCKHEIINKIIIIIIRLLYIKWRSLFICTLFILEYSKNMSNYNLNCQEGKANYFEKPCFFDIKKLGSCSKSPYGYTEPMQPCVLIKFNKRFDWIPECYNRSSNLPETMPDGLKKMVRESDKLHIWLSCDGLNNVDKEHMGEIEYNPRPGFPVEFFPFTGQPDYLSPVVALQFKNLTPNRLVTIDCNLWASNIRRQSGCSLDFQIIIGKMNFCNSIIQFLT; this comes from the exons ATGAAGATCAGTATTGATTATGTTACCAAATTGAAGCAACCGTTATTTCAATACCACGGCGTCTCTTCAAGGTCCATTGGAAAGAGGTTCGCTATTTTCCGTCCTCTTTGGCAATTCGAGAATCCAG TTTTCAAACCAAACAGCGTGTCGACTACATCACCTCTAATTTTGATAAACAGTGCGAATGTTAACAGCCGACCGAAGCGGTATGTTCAAGCGTTGGATGACTTTTTTCAAGGTATTCAACAGGTATCCACTAGAAATATGCAAAAGTTTTCATCGTTTTCAAGGCAATCTTTTAAAGTACCTGATAgaacattttcaattaaaatatttcgcCATTTACCAATCAAAAGATGCAaacatgaaattattaataagataataattataattattagattattgtatatcaaatggagatcaCTATTTATATGTACACTATTTATTTTAGAGTACAGTAAAAATATGTCAAATTATAACTTGAATTGTCAAGAGGGTAAAGCGAATTATTTCGAGAAGCCTTGTTTttttgatataaaaaaattaggATCATGTAGTAAATCCCCATATGGATACACAGAACCTATGCAGCCGTGTgtcttaattaaattcaataag AGGTTCGATTGGATACCTGAGTGTTATAATAGATCTTCGAATTTACCCGAGACTATGCCGGATGGTTTGAAAAAAATGGTGCGAGAATCTGATAAG TTGCACATATGGTTATCGTGCGATGGACTAAATAATGTCGATAAAGAGCACATGGGAGAAATAGAGTATAATCCAAGACCTGGATTTCCAGTCGAATTCTTTCCATTTACCGGACAGCCTGATTATTTATCTCCCGTCGTTGCGCTACAATTCAAGAACTTAACAC CAAATCGGTTGGTAACGATCGACTGTAATTTGTGGGCTTCCAATATCAGGCGCCAGTCTGGTTGTTCGTtagattttcaaataataataggTAAGATGAATTTTTGCAATTCAATTATTCAGTTTTTGACATAA
- the LOC114871413 gene encoding sodium/potassium-transporting ATPase subunit beta-1-like isoform X1 has translation MKISIDYVTKLKQPLFQYHGVSSRSIGKRFAIFRPLWQFENPGIVFKPNSVSTTSPLILINSANVNSRPKRYVQALDDFFQGIQQVSTRNMQKFSSFSRQSFKVPDRTFSIKIFRHLPIKRCKHEIINKIIIIIIRLLYIKWRSLFICTLFILEYSKNMSNYNLNCQEGKANYFEKPCFFDIKKLGSCSKSPYGYTEPMQPCVLIKFNKRFDWIPECYNRSSNLPETMPDGLKKMVRESDKLHIWLSCDGLNNVDKEHMGEIEYNPRPGFPVEFFPFTGQPDYLSPVVALQFKNLTPNRLVTIDCNLWASNIRRQSGCSLDFQIIIGKMNFCNSIIQFLT, from the exons ATGAAGATCAGTATTGATTATGTTACCAAATTGAAGCAACCGTTATTTCAATACCACGGCGTCTCTTCAAGGTCCATTGGAAAGAGGTTCGCTATTTTCCGTCCTCTTTGGCAATTCGAGAATCCAG GAATAGTTTTCAAACCAAACAGCGTGTCGACTACATCACCTCTAATTTTGATAAACAGTGCGAATGTTAACAGCCGACCGAAGCGGTATGTTCAAGCGTTGGATGACTTTTTTCAAGGTATTCAACAGGTATCCACTAGAAATATGCAAAAGTTTTCATCGTTTTCAAGGCAATCTTTTAAAGTACCTGATAgaacattttcaattaaaatatttcgcCATTTACCAATCAAAAGATGCAaacatgaaattattaataagataataattataattattagattattgtatatcaaatggagatcaCTATTTATATGTACACTATTTATTTTAGAGTACAGTAAAAATATGTCAAATTATAACTTGAATTGTCAAGAGGGTAAAGCGAATTATTTCGAGAAGCCTTGTTTttttgatataaaaaaattaggATCATGTAGTAAATCCCCATATGGATACACAGAACCTATGCAGCCGTGTgtcttaattaaattcaataag AGGTTCGATTGGATACCTGAGTGTTATAATAGATCTTCGAATTTACCCGAGACTATGCCGGATGGTTTGAAAAAAATGGTGCGAGAATCTGATAAG TTGCACATATGGTTATCGTGCGATGGACTAAATAATGTCGATAAAGAGCACATGGGAGAAATAGAGTATAATCCAAGACCTGGATTTCCAGTCGAATTCTTTCCATTTACCGGACAGCCTGATTATTTATCTCCCGTCGTTGCGCTACAATTCAAGAACTTAACAC CAAATCGGTTGGTAACGATCGACTGTAATTTGTGGGCTTCCAATATCAGGCGCCAGTCTGGTTGTTCGTtagattttcaaataataataggTAAGATGAATTTTTGCAATTCAATTATTCAGTTTTTGACATAA
- the LOC114871413 gene encoding sodium/potassium-transporting ATPase subunit beta-1-like isoform X4, whose translation MKISIDYVTKLKQPLFQYHGVSSRSIGKRFAIFRPLWQFENPGIVFKPNSVSTTSPLILINSANVNSRPKRYVQALDDFFQEYSKNMSNYNLNCQEGKANYFEKPCFFDIKKLGSCSKSPYGYTEPMQPCVLIKFNKRFDWIPECYNRSSNLPETMPDGLKKMVRESDKLHIWLSCDGLNNVDKEHMGEIEYNPRPGFPVEFFPFTGQPDYLSPVVALQFKNLTPNRLVTIDCNLWASNIRRQSGCSLDFQIIIGKMNFCNSIIQFLT comes from the exons ATGAAGATCAGTATTGATTATGTTACCAAATTGAAGCAACCGTTATTTCAATACCACGGCGTCTCTTCAAGGTCCATTGGAAAGAGGTTCGCTATTTTCCGTCCTCTTTGGCAATTCGAGAATCCAG GAATAGTTTTCAAACCAAACAGCGTGTCGACTACATCACCTCTAATTTTGATAAACAGTGCGAATGTTAACAGCCGACCGAAGCGGTATGTTCAAGCGTTGGATGACTTTTTTCAAG AGTACAGTAAAAATATGTCAAATTATAACTTGAATTGTCAAGAGGGTAAAGCGAATTATTTCGAGAAGCCTTGTTTttttgatataaaaaaattaggATCATGTAGTAAATCCCCATATGGATACACAGAACCTATGCAGCCGTGTgtcttaattaaattcaataag AGGTTCGATTGGATACCTGAGTGTTATAATAGATCTTCGAATTTACCCGAGACTATGCCGGATGGTTTGAAAAAAATGGTGCGAGAATCTGATAAG TTGCACATATGGTTATCGTGCGATGGACTAAATAATGTCGATAAAGAGCACATGGGAGAAATAGAGTATAATCCAAGACCTGGATTTCCAGTCGAATTCTTTCCATTTACCGGACAGCCTGATTATTTATCTCCCGTCGTTGCGCTACAATTCAAGAACTTAACAC CAAATCGGTTGGTAACGATCGACTGTAATTTGTGGGCTTCCAATATCAGGCGCCAGTCTGGTTGTTCGTtagattttcaaataataataggTAAGATGAATTTTTGCAATTCAATTATTCAGTTTTTGACATAA